A DNA window from Mastomys coucha isolate ucsf_1 unplaced genomic scaffold, UCSF_Mcou_1 pScaffold21, whole genome shotgun sequence contains the following coding sequences:
- the Glrx3 gene encoding glutaredoxin-3 has translation MAAGAAGAAEAAVAVVEVGSAQQFEELLRLKTKSLLVVHFWAPWAPQCVQMNDVMAELAKEHPHVSFVKLEAEAVPEVSEKYEISSVPTFLFFKNSQKVDRLDGAHAPELTKKVQRHVSSGAFPPSTNEHLKEDLNLRLKKLTHAAPCMLFMKGTPQEPRCGFSKQMVEILHKHNIQFSSFDIFSDEEVRQGLKTYSNWPTYPQLYVSGELIGGLDIIKELEASEELDTICPKAPKLEERLKVLTNKASVMLFMKGNKQEAKCGFSKQILEILNSTGVEYETFDILEDEEVRQGLKTFSNWPTYPQLYVRGDLIGGLDIVKELKDNGELLPILKGEN, from the exons ATGGCGGCGGGGGCGGCTGGGGCAGCCGAGGCAGCCGTGGCAGTGGTGGAAGTCGGCTCTGCCCAGCAGTTTGAAGAACTACTGCGCCTCAAAACCAA GTCACTCCTTGTGGTCCATTTCTGGGCACCATGGGCTCCACAGTGTGTACAGATGAACGATGTCATGGCAGAGTTAGCTAAAGAACACCCTCATGTTTCATTTGTAAAG ctggaAGCCGAAGCTGTTCCTGAAGTAtctgaaaaatatgaaattagtTCTGTTCCCACCTTCCTGTTCTTCAAG AATTCTCAGAAAGTCGACCGGTTAGATGGTGCACATGCCCCAGAGTTGACCAAAAAAGTCCAGCGACACGTATCTAGCGGAGCCTTTCCTCCTAGTACTAATGAGCATCTTAAAGAAGATCTCAACCTTCGCCTGAAAAAGCTGACTCATGCTGCCCCCTGCATGCTGTTCATGAAGGGAACACCTCAAGAACCACGCTGTG GTTTCAGCAAGCAGATGGTGGAAATCCTTCACAAACACAATATTCAGTTCAGCAGTTTTGATATCTTCTCAGATGAAGAAGTTCGACAGGGGCTCAAAACATACTCTAATTGGCCCACCTATCCTCAGCTCTATGTTTCTGGAGAGCTAATAGGAGGACTTGACATAATTAAG GAGCTGGAAGCATCAGAAGAGCTAGATACAATTTGTCCCAAAGCACCCAAGTTAGAGGAAAG GCTCAAAGTGCTGACCAATAAAGCTTCTGTGATGCTCTttatgaaaggaaacaaacag gaagCAAAATGTGGATTCAGCAAACAAATTCTGGAAATACTAAATAGTACTGG GGTTGAATATGAAACTTTTGATATACTGGAGGATGAAGAA GTGCGTCAGGGATTAAAAACGTTCTCAAATTGGCCAACTTACCCTCAGCTGTATGTGAGAGGGGATCTTATTGGAGGACTGGATATTGTCAAG